A DNA window from Sphingobacteriales bacterium contains the following coding sequences:
- a CDS encoding ChaN family lipoprotein, whose protein sequence is MKNFTLLSLSFLLFFAGSISPYQIFTSDGQKTDFEQIVNQAKDCDVVFFGELHNSAIAHWLQYELTKSLFELKGNQLVLGAEMFEADQQLLMNEYLGNIISESSFEKEARLWPNYQTDYKPLVLFAKEKNLPFIATNIPRRYASVVAKYGLDTLDNLLDKEAKKYIARLPIAFDPELPGYKNMVHQGGGPGMKYIAQAQAIKDATMAYFIEKNLKKNSIFLHFNGAYHTNNYEGIIWYLKKLKPGLKILTITTEEQENIEQLEQDKLKLADFIIVVKESMTKTH, encoded by the coding sequence ATGAAAAATTTTACACTTTTATCCCTGAGTTTTCTGCTCTTCTTTGCCGGGAGCATTTCTCCCTATCAGATTTTCACTTCTGATGGACAAAAAACTGATTTTGAACAAATTGTTAATCAGGCAAAAGATTGTGATGTCGTCTTTTTCGGAGAATTGCACAACTCTGCCATTGCCCATTGGCTGCAGTATGAACTTACTAAATCATTGTTTGAATTAAAAGGGAATCAACTTGTACTTGGAGCCGAAATGTTTGAAGCAGACCAACAACTTCTGATGAACGAATATCTTGGCAATATTATTTCTGAAAGCAGTTTTGAAAAGGAAGCCCGTCTCTGGCCAAACTATCAAACTGACTATAAACCATTGGTACTGTTTGCAAAAGAAAAGAATTTGCCATTTATAGCCACCAATATTCCCAGACGATACGCCTCAGTGGTTGCCAAATACGGCCTCGATACCCTCGACAATCTACTGGATAAGGAAGCTAAAAAGTATATTGCCAGATTACCCATAGCATTTGACCCTGAATTGCCGGGCTATAAAAATATGGTTCATCAGGGAGGGGGACCAGGAATGAAGTATATCGCTCAGGCTCAGGCAATTAAAGATGCCACCATGGCCTACTTTATTGAAAAAAACCTGAAGAAAAACAGCATTTTTCTTCATTTCAACGGGGCTTACCATACCAACAATTATGAAGGAATTATCTGGTATCTGAAAAAACTTAAACCCGGTTTGAAAATTCTGACCATTACCACTGAAGAGCAGGAAAACATAGAGCAGCTTGAGCAAGACAAGCTCAAACTGGCTGATTTTATCATTGTTGTTAAAGAAAGCATGACTAAAACTCATTAA
- a CDS encoding tetratricopeptide repeat protein — protein sequence MKNKTIIYLFVLLLFASCGKNRKRQHDLDEISNMKKEFEQSIVAANYDVNKANKLVVLYDQFIEEYPKDSLIPEMMIAKAIIQASYLGETKNAVSDLVQISEKFPKSPQAPQGLFLAADFYQSKLKDFDNARKCYQKMIEDYPKDPLTPQAKILLQNLGKTPEELLEIILQKKGLEDISHESVTPEKK from the coding sequence ATGAAAAATAAAACCATCATTTACCTGTTTGTATTGTTGTTATTTGCCTCATGCGGAAAAAACAGGAAACGTCAGCATGATCTGGATGAAATCTCAAATATGAAAAAAGAATTTGAACAATCCATTGTTGCAGCAAATTATGATGTAAACAAAGCCAATAAACTTGTTGTCCTGTATGATCAATTCATTGAAGAATATCCCAAAGACAGTCTTATCCCCGAGATGATGATTGCAAAAGCCATTATTCAGGCATCTTATCTGGGTGAAACAAAAAATGCTGTCAGCGACCTTGTTCAAATCAGTGAAAAATTCCCAAAAAGTCCTCAGGCACCTCAGGGTCTCTTTTTAGCTGCTGATTTTTACCAGTCAAAACTGAAAGACTTTGATAATGCCCGAAAGTGTTATCAAAAGATGATAGAAGACTATCCTAAAGACCCGCTGACACCTCAGGCCAAAATACTATTGCAAAATCTTGGAAAGACTCCTGAAGAACTGCTCGAGATTATTTTACAGAAAAAAGGGCTGGAAGACATCTCACATGAATCAGTGACTCCTGAAAAAAAATAA
- a CDS encoding saccharopine dehydrogenase encodes MKKVLLLGSGMVAGPVIRYLLDHQYFVTIATPLVDRAYHLAGDKSNFNVVDWTIEKEELLSKLVKEHDLVISLIPYIYHVKVARQCILYRKNMLTTSYVSPEMKSLHDEAKNAGIIILNECGLDPGIDHMSAMKIIDHVHQKKGTVDVFYSYCGALPAPESADNPFRYRFSWSPRGVLLAGKNSAQYVRNGYMVNISPENLFKDVRTIDFPEFGQMEVYPNRDSLSYIDLYGIHEVCSLMRGTIRYPGWCEIMDAFKKLNLFSDVEIDSSELTYRQFIARQADLTTDENLENNLCTFLGLKNNSLPLEALKWVGFLDNEPINKEKTTPFDITADLMIPKMLLEDHERDMVQMMHYFEVSYPDGSKEVINSSMLVYGEPGKDSAVAKTVALPAAVASCLILENKISLKGVHIPIYPEIYLPVLDKLAEMGICLQEESKTLP; translated from the coding sequence ATGAAAAAAGTACTGTTACTGGGTTCCGGAATGGTTGCCGGGCCTGTCATACGCTATTTGCTTGATCATCAATATTTTGTTACGATAGCAACTCCACTGGTCGATCGTGCCTATCACCTCGCTGGCGACAAAAGTAATTTTAATGTCGTTGACTGGACAATTGAAAAGGAAGAACTTTTGTCAAAGCTTGTAAAGGAACATGACCTGGTCATCAGTCTGATTCCTTATATTTATCACGTAAAGGTCGCACGTCAATGTATCCTGTACCGGAAGAATATGCTGACCACATCCTATGTCAGCCCGGAAATGAAATCACTTCACGATGAAGCAAAGAATGCAGGTATCATTATTCTGAATGAGTGCGGGCTTGACCCCGGTATCGACCACATGAGCGCCATGAAAATCATTGACCATGTTCATCAAAAGAAAGGCACTGTTGATGTTTTTTATTCTTACTGCGGAGCTTTACCAGCGCCTGAAAGTGCCGACAACCCATTTCGTTACCGCTTCTCATGGAGTCCGAGAGGGGTTTTACTTGCTGGTAAAAATTCAGCTCAATATGTCAGAAACGGTTATATGGTAAATATTTCACCGGAAAATCTTTTTAAAGATGTCAGGACTATTGATTTTCCGGAATTTGGACAGATGGAGGTTTATCCAAACCGTGATTCGTTGAGTTACATAGATTTATATGGTATTCATGAAGTTTGCTCGCTGATGAGGGGCACTATTCGCTATCCGGGTTGGTGCGAAATAATGGATGCTTTCAAAAAACTTAACCTTTTCTCTGATGTTGAAATAGATTCATCTGAATTAACATATCGTCAGTTTATTGCACGGCAGGCTGATTTGACGACTGATGAAAATTTAGAAAATAATCTTTGCACTTTTTTAGGGTTAAAAAACAATTCTCTGCCTTTAGAAGCTCTGAAATGGGTTGGATTTCTCGACAATGAACCGATAAATAAAGAAAAAACCACACCATTCGACATTACTGCCGATCTGATGATACCCAAAATGTTGCTGGAAGATCATGAAAGAGACATGGTTCAGATGATGCATTATTTTGAAGTTTCTTACCCTGACGGGAGCAAAGAAGTCATCAACTCAAGCATGCTTGTATATGGAGAACCCGGGAAAGACTCTGCTGTAGCTAAAACAGTTGCACTTCCTGCTGCCGTAGCATCCTGTTTAATTCTTGAAAACAAGATTTCTCTGAAAGGAGTTCATATCCCTATTTATCCTGAAATCTATCTTCCTGTTCTTGATAAGCTTGCTGAAATGGGAATCTGTCTTCAGGAAGAAAGCAAAACGCTCCCTTAG
- a CDS encoding vitamin B12-dependent ribonucleotide reductase, giving the protein MKKDYSKKEGLEIKRFYTKKGISPYDQFTYELRHSLIKNSEGETVFEMKNVEVPAGWSQVATDILAQKYFRKAGVPRPDGTTGRETSIKEVVHRMANDWKCWGEEYGYFNSAEDAQAFYDEIVYMLLAQIASPNSPQWFNTGLYRSYGIKGHAQGHYYVDPFDGEVKKSESAYERPQPHACFILSVDDDLVNKGGIMDLWVREARIFKYGSGVGTNYSNLRSKYEKLSGGGQSSGLMSFLQVGDRAAGAIKSGGTTRRAAKMVILDVDHPEIEEFINWKVEEEKKVKALIEAGYSADYEGEAYRTISGQNSNNSVRVTNEFIRAVEEDRDWELTERTTGRVIKKIKARQLWQQIVEAAWNCADPGLQFDTTINDWHTCPEGGRIRASNPCSEYMFLDNTACNLASLNLRKFYNEETGIFDVEAYKYAIRLWTIVLEISVLMAQFPSEEVARLSYDYRTLGLGYANLGSLLMVSGIPYDSEEAFAMTGALTSILTGHAYTTSAEMAKILGPFKEYEKNKPHFLRVIKNHRLAANNLTEGYEGLEVIPKGIEPRYCPDYLLKAACQVWDDALKMGEEYGFRNAQVTVLAPTGTIGLVMDCDTTGIEPDFTLVKFKKLAGGGNLKIINQSIPVALKRLGYSEKEIDDIVKYTIGTGSFKDAPYINYGSLLNAGLAYEDIKEMEAKLKGSYSLHDAVSVRTLGVNFIEKLGIPKEKYERKDFHLLKELGFTDKEIAAASLFVCGNLSIEGAPHLKEEHLPIFDTANKNGYNGKRFIHPMGHIRQMAAAQPFITGAISKTVNFPNETTIEEIDKCYYQSWKLGLKSISIYRDGSKYSQPLTSTSDDKKTDSSSKEGERLYSIDELTQEQVLQAAQKLIAQTEDTKFKRELSRIVEKKRLPSKRKGFTQKAKIGGQTIFVRTGEYSDGTLGEVFIDMHKEGASFRSMLNSFAIAISIGLQYGVPLEEYVEKFTFTRFDPSGNVDHPNIKYATSIIDYVFRLLGFEYLNRTDLVQVPPEALEQIQNPTISLSNETQQSIESHEHEHIQKPVLTSTPNTKDAKAYKPQEGYLSNMMGDAPPCDLCGHITVRNGTCYKCLNCGNSLGCS; this is encoded by the coding sequence ATGAAAAAAGATTACAGCAAAAAAGAAGGATTGGAAATTAAGAGATTTTACACAAAAAAAGGAATTTCACCTTATGACCAGTTTACCTACGAGCTACGGCATTCTTTGATTAAAAATTCAGAAGGCGAAACTGTATTTGAAATGAAAAATGTCGAGGTGCCTGCAGGTTGGAGCCAGGTAGCCACCGATATCCTTGCTCAGAAATATTTCCGTAAGGCAGGAGTTCCAAGACCAGACGGAACCACCGGACGCGAAACTTCCATCAAGGAAGTCGTTCACCGGATGGCAAATGACTGGAAATGCTGGGGCGAAGAATATGGCTATTTCAACAGTGCCGAAGATGCACAAGCTTTTTATGATGAAATAGTTTATATGCTACTGGCTCAGATTGCTTCCCCCAATTCACCGCAGTGGTTCAATACCGGATTGTATCGCAGCTACGGTATAAAAGGACATGCTCAGGGTCATTATTATGTTGACCCTTTTGATGGTGAAGTGAAAAAATCGGAATCGGCTTATGAGAGGCCACAGCCACATGCCTGCTTTATTCTCAGTGTGGATGATGACCTTGTAAACAAAGGAGGCATCATGGATTTGTGGGTGCGTGAAGCACGAATTTTCAAGTATGGGTCCGGAGTCGGTACAAATTATTCCAACCTGAGAAGCAAATATGAAAAGCTCTCCGGTGGTGGACAATCCAGTGGGTTAATGTCATTTTTACAGGTAGGAGACCGTGCTGCCGGAGCTATTAAATCAGGCGGAACTACCCGCAGAGCTGCCAAAATGGTCATTCTCGATGTCGATCACCCTGAAATTGAAGAGTTTATCAACTGGAAAGTCGAAGAAGAGAAAAAAGTCAAAGCACTCATTGAAGCCGGTTATTCAGCAGATTATGAAGGAGAAGCTTACAGAACCATCTCCGGACAAAATTCAAACAATTCGGTCAGAGTAACCAACGAATTCATTCGTGCAGTCGAAGAAGACAGAGACTGGGAACTCACTGAAAGAACCACAGGCAGGGTTATTAAAAAAATTAAGGCTCGTCAGTTGTGGCAACAAATCGTAGAAGCTGCATGGAATTGTGCCGATCCGGGTCTCCAGTTCGATACTACCATTAATGACTGGCATACTTGTCCGGAGGGCGGAAGAATTCGTGCCTCCAATCCATGTTCGGAATACATGTTCCTCGACAATACTGCCTGTAACCTTGCTTCATTGAATCTGAGAAAATTTTACAATGAGGAAACAGGAATTTTCGATGTGGAGGCATATAAATATGCCATCAGGCTTTGGACTATCGTGTTGGAAATCAGTGTTTTAATGGCTCAGTTTCCTTCGGAGGAAGTAGCAAGGCTTTCGTATGACTACCGAACTTTAGGACTGGGTTATGCCAACCTTGGTTCACTTCTGATGGTCAGTGGAATTCCGTATGACAGCGAGGAAGCTTTTGCTATGACCGGAGCACTAACCAGCATACTGACAGGACATGCCTACACTACTTCTGCGGAAATGGCTAAAATTCTTGGTCCGTTTAAAGAATATGAGAAAAATAAACCTCATTTTCTCCGTGTGATTAAAAATCATCGTCTTGCCGCTAACAATCTGACCGAAGGATATGAAGGCCTTGAAGTTATTCCGAAGGGGATTGAACCTCGCTATTGCCCTGATTATCTGCTGAAAGCAGCATGTCAGGTGTGGGATGATGCCTTGAAAATGGGTGAAGAATATGGCTTTCGCAATGCTCAGGTTACGGTTCTGGCACCAACAGGTACGATCGGACTGGTGATGGACTGCGACACAACCGGAATAGAGCCCGATTTTACACTGGTGAAATTTAAAAAACTTGCCGGTGGCGGGAATTTAAAAATCATCAACCAAAGCATTCCGGTGGCGCTCAAACGACTGGGTTATTCTGAGAAGGAAATTGATGACATTGTCAAATATACCATTGGAACAGGCAGTTTTAAAGATGCACCCTACATAAATTATGGTTCACTCCTGAATGCCGGCCTCGCTTATGAAGATATTAAAGAAATGGAAGCTAAGCTGAAAGGTTCTTATTCATTGCATGATGCTGTAAGTGTAAGAACACTCGGAGTTAATTTCATTGAGAAGCTTGGTATTCCAAAGGAAAAATATGAAAGAAAAGATTTTCATTTGCTTAAAGAGTTAGGCTTTACCGATAAAGAAATAGCAGCCGCATCCTTGTTTGTTTGCGGAAATCTGAGTATTGAAGGAGCACCACATTTGAAAGAAGAACACCTGCCAATATTTGACACAGCCAACAAAAATGGATATAACGGAAAAAGATTTATCCATCCGATGGGACACATCCGTCAAATGGCAGCTGCACAGCCGTTTATTACCGGTGCTATTTCAAAAACCGTTAATTTCCCGAATGAAACGACCATCGAGGAAATTGATAAATGTTATTACCAGTCGTGGAAGCTTGGACTTAAATCTATTTCCATATATCGTGATGGAAGCAAATATAGTCAGCCACTGACATCAACTTCTGATGATAAAAAGACCGATTCTTCTTCAAAAGAGGGTGAAAGGCTGTATTCAATCGATGAACTTACTCAGGAACAGGTCCTTCAGGCAGCCCAAAAGCTAATTGCACAGACTGAGGATACCAAATTTAAACGTGAGCTTTCAAGAATAGTTGAAAAGAAAAGATTGCCAAGCAAGAGAAAAGGATTTACCCAGAAAGCAAAAATAGGAGGTCAGACCATTTTTGTCAGGACGGGCGAATACAGTGATGGAACTCTTGGCGAGGTGTTTATTGACATGCATAAAGAAGGAGCCAGTTTCAGGAGTATGCTCAACTCATTTGCAATAGCCATATCGATTGGCCTTCAATACGGAGTCCCATTAGAAGAATATGTGGAAAAATTTACTTTCACACGCTTCGATCCTTCGGGAAATGTTGACCATCCAAATATTAAATATGCAACCTCCATCATCGATTACGTTTTCCGTCTCCTTGGTTTTGAATATCTCAACCGTACTGATCTTGTTCAGGTACCACCTGAAGCACTGGAACAAATACAGAACCCCACCATTTCACTTTCAAATGAAACACAACAAAGTATTGAAAGTCATGAACATGAACACATTCAAAAGCCTGTATTGACATCCACTCCCAATACAAAAGATGCCAAAGCCTATAAGCCTCAGGAAGGATACCTGAGCAATATGATGGGTGATGCACCTCCGTGCGATTTGTGCGGACATATTACCGTCAGAAACGGAACATGTTACAAATGTTTGAATTGCGGAAACAGTCTGGGTTGCAGCTGA